In one window of Acidimicrobiales bacterium DNA:
- the rpsL gene encoding 30S ribosomal protein S12 encodes MPTIQQLVRKGRKSKFRKEKTPALKGAPQRRGVCTRVYTTTPKKPNSALRKVARVRLTSGVEITAYIPGEGHNLQEHSIVLVRGGRVKDLPGVRYKVVRGTLDAAGVDTRRQARSRYGSKKG; translated from the coding sequence GTGCCCACGATCCAGCAACTCGTCCGCAAGGGACGGAAGTCGAAGTTCCGCAAGGAGAAGACACCCGCCCTCAAGGGCGCGCCCCAGCGTCGGGGTGTGTGCACCCGCGTCTACACGACGACGCCGAAGAAGCCGAACTCGGCGCTGCGCAAGGTGGCCCGTGTGCGACTGACCAGCGGTGTCGAGATCACGGCCTACATTCCCGGGGAGGGTCACAACCTCCAGGAGCACTCCATCGTGTTGGTACGCGGTGGTCGTGTGAAGGATCTCCCGGGTGTGCGTTACAAGGTCGTCCGCGGAACTCTGGACGCGGCCGGTGTCGACACCCGCCGCCAGGCTCGCAGCCGCTACGGCTCGAAGAAGGGCTGA